The following nucleotide sequence is from Triticum dicoccoides isolate Atlit2015 ecotype Zavitan chromosome 7B, WEW_v2.0, whole genome shotgun sequence.
TCTGTGAAGTTCCCATCATATTTGTTTTTCATGGTGATGGACAAGTGACGAATAGATTTTGGGATGGAATCAACTATAAAACTTGCCctgctatatatattgaggcattctTTTAATGAAATATTTTGTGCTAGTTCATGCAATAGATCATGCAAAACATAGTATTCACCCTCCCTATCATCATTCACCTTCACCAGAAAACCATTATCGACCAGTTCGTCCATGTAATTCTCATCTTTATCTATGATTCCTATTGCAATCAAAAAATATGTAATCTCTAAGTTCTTAAACCTATGATCTTCAGGGAACAAGGCAAAATATGGGAAGCATTTTTTCAGATGGAAAGGAAGGTAATCATAGCTAATTCTTAGGGATGGCAAAATGTCatcatcatttttttctttttgccaTTCATTGTTTTCAAGAACTCTCATCCAATATTCCCGAGATAGATCCTTCTTCAATATCCGACCAACTGTTTTGGCTGCCAGAGGTGAACCCTTCAACTTCCTGGAAATATCTCTTGCAATATGAGTCAAGTCGTCATGGTAACCCTCAGGTTTTTGTCCACCAAATATAAATGATTCAAAGAATGTGAAGAACTCAACGGGCTCAAGGCCTTTCAGTGCTATTGGGTAAGTTGTTTTAACAATATCAGCTTTAGACGGGAACCGAGTTGTGACAGGAACCATGCTACCCTTGGTTTCGCCCTTCATAAGTGGAGCTAGCAGGCTTTCCCAACCATGCCTACTGCATTCCCATATATCATCCAAGACTATTAAAAACCGTTTAGACTTGAGTCCCTGTGTGATGGATATTTGGAGCTGATCTAAACTTGTTGATTGATTTGCGGTTTTGTTTCCTTCTAGGCAGCTAAGAATCTCTTGGCTAACCTTAAGCACATCAAAATCAGTTGATACACAGACCCAAACCCTAATAGGAAAGTGCTCTTGAGTCCTTTCATGATTGTATAGGTGCTGGGTGAAGGTTGTCTTTCCAATACCCCCCGGACCAACTATAGGAATAACAGAAAGGGTCTCACTACTATTTGTGATGATACCTTTTATGGtttgctcaaaaagatttctccTTCCAAACAATGTATCTTGTACAGTGGTTGATCCTATAAGAGGTCGTTTTAGGGTGACAACTGGAGAGTTGTTGCTACCGCGTGGAATTATCGAGCAATTCGGACACGGGGACACATAAAGAGTGTATCTCCTCAATCACTGACTTGATTTTCTTAGACATGTCCACTCTATGAAATGGCAGCCTATCAATTGGACCATCACTGCCAGGATTTGTTGCATCATGTGGATTATTAGTAACATCATCACCATGCATATGCGAACAAGAAAAGCATGCAAGGCAGTTACCAATAGTGTGCCTAAGAGCATGGCGACCGTGGCGAGCATGACCCAGAAGGTCATCAGCCAGATCTGGCACCGCATACTTGGTGCCATCAAGATCATCCTGGATGATGAAGTAGTGGAGCTCATCCAGTGCGTCCTCGGCCTCGTCGGCCTTGGCGCTGAGCTCCTGCATCAGCCCTTGCAGACCATGGTTATCAAGCACGCCACTCCTCTCGGCCTCGTGCAACAGACCTTGCGTGAACATCAGATCACGCTTTATCTCCCTGGAATTGAGGCCGAGCTCAGAGCTGGCTACATACGCCCCCACGAGCTCATTGGAAAGCAGAGTCAGCACGCTGTCGACGAGCCCGCTTGCGAGGCCAATCGCCGCCTCCATCTCCTATGGGGCTGGGGCGGACAGGGAAAAAGTGTCTAGTTTGTGCTGTGGTGGATATGGTACCAAAGGCTGTGTGTTGTTTATGTGCGCGCAGTTGAGAAGAGGGTCTGGTTGATCCCTTTTATAGCGGACTGCACTAATGCTTTGATCGTTTATTCATGTGCCATCTAGGAAGCCGCGATGCATGAACCTTGTGACATTCTTGTCATGGCTCCCATCAAGAAAGCAACAATCACCGTTCAATTATTGGTGTATTCTGCAGCCAAAGGATTCTCATCTAGAAAAGGGCCAAACAATCTTCATCCCCTTCGCCATCAAAGATACCTTTTGTGTGGCTAAGTAACCGGTTTCGTTGCTAGCCAAGAAGCTAGTCCAGATCCATCCAAAACACTGACCACCAAGCAAACGTTGGTTTTCCGTGTGAATGTGGTGGTGTGTGGCAATGTATTCCTATGAAGAAAATGATGGCCGATGCTACTTTTCTCTTGACCTTGGGTCCATGTGAATGTCGCGACCTTAATTCCCGCCTGCACAGGGATGCTCAGCACGGTATGTCGGTATCATGATTACGGCCGTGTCGGTTTATGTGCATGTGGTTAAAAAGACTCTTATAGGATATTTTGTTTATACAGCATATCGTGCTTATATCAGTTTAGTGATGATGTACTATTACCATGTGAGAAGCCGGTACGAAACTAGGAACATGGTTGTCATGGTGCCCATCAAGAAATTAAAGCAGCTTTGTTGACACAATCGAAACACAAAGATCGGAGGTGATGAGCTGTTAGAATGATCGTGTTAGAAGACTGACCGGTGACTTGTTCCCTAGCGCAGTCGACGCTGTCGTTGTTCAACTATTAATTACTTGTTGTGTTGTGCAGCCAAAGAATCGATCGAATACCAAGCAAGCAGTCGTGAGTGCCATGTGAATGCAGGTGGGGGTGGCGGAATTCCTAGCTAGGGAACGGGAAGAAAATGATGGACGCCGACGGTGATGGCAGACAGAGTTGGAGAAGATCTCCCTCCCTCGAGCCTCCATTGATTGCGCCCACCGGAGCTGCAGTACCGTGCAAGGCAGGGTGCCCGATCGATGTGAATTACACGAGTGGGCACGGTGCGCGGTGGACTTGAGTCGGCCGAGGGGTAAACATGTCGCCGGCGAGGATGATCTCACCGGGGAGTCCGTCCGTCCGACCTCGTCGTTCTGCCCATTGGAGACCCAGCCGAGGGCAACCATCAAACAATGGTACCAAAGGGCCGTTAACTGTTTGTGAGAGGACCGGCCCAGCTCGTGACTCAGTGCATGGCCTAGTCTATTTTCATTTTGTTTATCTTTTTATATTTTTTGCGGAGAAGTTATCTTCTCATTGTTGACATGCTCTTAGCAAATACTCTCtctaaatcagcgacacttattttgggacggagcgaGTATATCATGCAAGTAAAGGAGAATAAGAGTGGACAATCAAAGTGTGATGCCCAATTATATTTTGGAGAGAAAAGTCTACATTTCAACCCTGAACTAACCATTCGGTTTGTTTTACAACCCTCAGCTTCAAAACCGGTAATATTACACCCTCAAGTTACCACAAAGTTCAAAAGACAACCCTGTTCTCGTTTTTGGGTTGTGTTGACCGGTAttgaccgagtcaaagctggctaggTGCTGACTCAGCAGCCAACTCAGTCTCCCACGCATGCACTCATCTACACCTGTCTCCAGCAGTCCACTCCCCAGGCCCCCGATGCCCGACCCCATCCATGCCGCTGCCGGCTAAGTCGCCTCAAGTGCGAAGGCCCATCGCCACCACCTCCGTTGCCGGCAACCGGAGACCAGCTGGATCCGTCCCGGTCAAGTCGTCCGGTCTGACTTGCAGCGTGTGAGACGGCGGTGTGGGTGCAGCCAGCTTTGTTTGTGTTCGCTGAGTTCCGCCGAGTTGTCCCGTCGATAAAGTCTCGATCCTGCTGGCGCTAGTGCAAGCCGCCGGCACGTACGTACGTCTACGGCGAGACTACAGGTGCACGTAGTGCTAGCAAGTTACAGAATCAATAAGCTACTAGCTAGCTTGCTTGTTTCTTCAGCTAGCTTTCCACACGTACATGTTCGGTCCGGGTGAATCGATCTAGCGTTCAAAAACCAACAACCTCAACATCCGCACCTCGGATTGCCTGCAGCACCATGGTCGACGGCCGCCGCCCCATGCACCTCCGCCCGCCGCTGGACGCGGCTGACAACCACTGCCGGGCCAGTTCCAGCCACCTCGTCCATCGCCTCGTCATATTCACCCCGAGCATGACCGCCACCCAAGCCCTGCCACCGGCCGCTGCATGGACTCCGACCATCGTCACctgctactagagctcttcggtgACATGTGCCGCCCCAGGCCCCTCCGCTGCATGCTACAATTCCGGGCGCTAATGAAACACTTGGCTGCACATGTACATTTCTCGTACCGTTAATGAAATACTTGGCAGTTAATTCATCTTTAAGCATAGTTTGGTtctctcatgagaatcttatgttgtaattttcttcctagcacctatctgagggagtgcccaacccactagacatgcctaggccttccagaacgcatggcaacgccacggtcacgcggtgaccacgcgacgggtatGTGAGCTTAAGCACTCTAGAGTTGGGACCctcagccaccgtccaaacctcgatgtctcgccaccaaaccatgtatttctgaataaatagatacttatatacctagaaatgattttagaaaaaataaataaagagcaaactatgaggcagccgcagttcaaatttaacccgcttcctactgaatcgacgggATTTTTTtttaccagaggtggatcaaaaattttgacacccaaccattttgtcaattgtgcattaaatatggcctagtattttataaaattgattaggtctaaTCTTGCAACAaaaatatggtaggtccttcataaaagaaactcatttcgggcactcaaaaaatgaaaatatattttccgtgaaaagaaaatgaaaacttccttaggcaacattgttttgaattccaagatgcacccttgtgcacaatatgagatcatttgaacaaactatgccatgaatatggtcataagattgatcatttgacttgaaagccatgaatcttcatgcatgacaaCTCATTTCTGAGAATGCTTTGttgaaataattgtcgtattacaagtttattatttttcctgaaaacttggtcacatataatgacacaatgcggaggttttccaataatttgatttgttttgaattttttatgcctgtttcaaaatacggtcaaaacggcgggcttgaccgttcctagctagtggttgaatgttagaaaacttttgatgtttctctgattaaatagatacttatgtacctaaaaataATGTTTGGAAAAAAtatagagcaaactatgaggcagctcaagtccaaatttgacccgcttcctgctgaattggcgggaatttgtctttttaccagaggtggatcaaaacttttgacacacaaccatttggtcaattatgcattaaatatggcctagtatattataaaattgattaggttcagttttgcaacaaatatatggtaggtccttcacaaaaaaaattcatcttgggcactcggaaaatgaaaaataaattttccgtgcaaagaaaatgaaaactcccttaggcaacattgtttggaattccaagatgcacccttgtgcacaatatgagatcatttgaataaactatcaATGaaggtggccataagattgatcatttggcttgaaagccatgaatcttcacgcatgatagctcatttctgagaacactttttaaaagtagtttccgtattacaagtttattattttttctggaaacttgatcacatataatgacacgatgcgaaggtttttcaatttttcgattttttttgaatttgttatgCCCGTGTCAAAACGCGGCCAAAACGGCggacatgaccgttcctagctagtggtcgaatcttggatttttttggtgtttctctgattaaatagatacttatgtacctagaaatgatttttgtaaaaaataaagagcagaCAATGAGGCAACTacggttcaaatttgacccgcttcctactgaatcgacaaaaaattgtctttttcacgagaggtgaatCAAAACTTTTCACACCAGACCATTTGGTCAATAGTGCATTAAATAtatcctaatattttagaaaattgagttggtacaattttgcaacaaatatttggtaagtccttcacaaaaaagctcattttgggcactcgtaaAATGGAAAGTGATTtttccgtccaaagaaaatgaaaaattccaTAATATTatatcatttaaacaaactatgccatgaatgtggctataagattgagcatttgggttgaaagtcatgaatcttcacacatgatagctcgcttatgagaacacttttctaaaataattgtcatattacaagtttattattttttccgtttacttggtcacatataattacacaatgtgaaggttttccaattttttaattttttttaattttttatgcacgTTTCAAACTGGGGTCAAAACGGCGGAATGACCATTCCGAGCTAGTGGTTAAATCTTGGAatattttggtgtttctctgattaaacagatatttaagtacctaaaaatgatttttttcaaaaaataaagagcaaactatgaggcagctgcagttcaaatttgaccccggttcgagctgaatcggcagaaatttgtctttttcacgaaaggtggatcaaagctttggacacctaaccatttggtcaattgtgcattaaatatgtcctagtattttataaaatttatttggtacaattttgcaacaaatatatggtaggtccttcacaaaaaaaactcattttggacactcgaaaaatggaaaatgatttttccgtccaaagaaaatgaaaacttccttaggcaacattgtttgtcattccaagacgcACCCTTGTGCACAACATTAGACAATTTAaataaactatgtcatgaatgtggccataagattgagcgtTTGAGTTGAAAGCCAGAGAAGATGCGGATGTTTTTTGCTAGTCGTAAGCCAGAGAAGATGTGCGGGTCGGTCCAGATCAGGTTCAATGGGGAGGACTTCCTCATCAAGCTGGAGCCGGAGCTCGATCCTCCCTGTCGCTCTGTGCCGACTCTGCCCCTCCCCGACCACCGTCTTCCAAGGACAAGGACTCGGACCACGGCGACAAGGACAAGACCCAGGACAAGGGGCATGACAAGGACAACAAGGCAAGCATGGACGACGACTCCATCGATACCGCAGCATGGGAGAAGCTCGGTCTCCGTGGCGAGGGCTCTCCGGCGGCTCACACCCGTCATGCCACCGCCCCGGCTTCAGCGGCGGTGATGGAAGTGGCGGTGGTGAACCAGTATGGCTCCAACTTGGGGATGGCGACTCCCCCCTTGATGGCCATGctcgacaagggtatgacggcgtCATGCGAGACGGGCGTGCCTGCGGATGAGCGCACACTGATGGTGCTGTCTGCCAGCACCCTTCTCCCCTCCCCGACTGGGTCGTCGGCCTCCGGAGGGCATGGTGGAAGCAAGAGCGGCTCCGTGCGGCAAGCCAAGAAGCTGGCGGGGCGCAAAGTCACCACAGAAGGCATCAGGCCCATGGAGCCGCTTGGTGCGCCGGCTACTCCCCACCAGTTGGTGATGGCCCTCGCCTTCCCCCTCGCGCAGCCCATCGGCGGCGTTCTGCTCCAGGAGGCGACCAAGGCGGCGCCGATCCCGCAGGCCAAGAGATCCAAGGTGGTGGCCGCGGCTCTGGTGCGCTCCAGCTCACGCTCTAGGGGCGCCAAGGCAAACCTGCCGGCGCTGTAGAGGGCACAACTCATCCAGGCCCAGAAAAACCTCGAGCACACAGGTAACCCGACCCCTCGCTTTTCAGTTATGCATGCGTTCTCTGATGATCACCTTAGTGAGGCGTTAGAAGTTAGTGGGGTGGATGCGTCGTGTATTGGGGGCTCGCGTGATCTGATCCCCCTGTTGCGCGTGAAGGAACAGGCGCAAGCTGCACTCGAAGCTGCGGCTGCGGCACACGTGGACTTGCAGGTGCAGGAGGCCGGGTACCAGCGGTTCGGCCCGATGAGGGGGCGTTGGCAACAGGGGTTGCCCCCCTCCCTTGCCTTGCAGGGCCAAGGTGATGCGTGTGGCCAAGGCGGTTTCTTCTAGAGGCATTCGTCTTCGCAACCGAATCATTTAGATGCGGGCCATCTTTTGGAATATCTGTGGTTACGGCCACGAGGGGCGTCGAACCCAACTTAAGGAGTACATGAGAAAGGAGGGTATCGACATAGTTGGCTTGCAGGAGACCATTAAGGTTGATTTTCGTCACCATGAGCTGCGGGCCATCGACCCCCTGGAGAGGTTTTCCTGAAACCATCTTGCAGCGTCAGGGCACTCTGGGGGCATGCTTCTTGGCTTCGACCAAGCTACTTACGAGGTGTTAGCATGGGACGCTGGCACCTTTTTTCTTGCTGGTCGCATTCGCCACCGCCACTCTCAGAGGGAGATGGTGGTGATCCAGGTTTATGGACCTGCTGATCACTCGAGATCGGCTGATTTCTTGGGCGAGGTGCAATACAAGGTGCTCGCGGTGAGCTCCTTGTTTATCCCCCTAGTCGTTGGAGGGGATTTCAACCTGATCCGCTCGAGTGCGGACAAGAACAACGACAATATTGACTGGTCAAGGGTGACCATGTTTAACAATGCCATTGCCACCATGGCTCTTCACGAAGTGGCACGCGCTGGGGCTCGCTACATGTGGACAAACAAGCAGCTCTCTCCGGTGCGATCAGTCCTAGACAGGGTGTTTATCTCTCCTGACTGGGAGCTGGTCTACCCCTTGTGCTCGCTTGTCGCGGAGACTAGGATCGGGTCGGACCACGTCCCGCTTATCCTTACCTCAGGGGAGGACAGGATTCGTTGAAGCCCGCGATTTTCTTCGAAACGGCTTGGTTCGAAAACCCTGACTTTAATTCCATCTTCAGGGCGAAGTGGAACTTCTCCGTTAGCCAGGTGGGTAACCAACGAGGCCCAATGGAGTTTTGGATTGCGGTAGGGAGCCTCCTTCGGGCtagtctctgaaggaaatatgccctagaggcaataataaagttattatttatttccttatatcatgataaatgtttattattcatgctagaattgtattaaccggaaacataatacatgtgtgcatacatagacaaacatagtgtcactagtatgcctctacttgactagctcgtttatcaaagatggttatgtttcctaaccatggacaaaagagttgtcatttgattaacgggatcacatcattaggagaatgatgtgattgacatgacccattccgttagcatagcacttgatcatttagtatattgctattgctttcttcatgacttatacatgttcctgtaactatgagattatgcaactcccgtttaccggaggaacactttgggtactaccaaacgtcacaacgtaactgggtgattataaaggagtactacatgtgtctccaaagatacatgttgggttggcgtatttcgagatttggttttgtcactccgattgtcggagaggtatctctgggccctctcggtaatgcacatcactataagccttgcggaatgatgcattacgtaacgagtaaagagacttgccggtaacgagattgaactaggtattagataccgacgatcgaatctcgggcaagtaacataccgatgacaaagggaacaaagtatgttgttatgcggtttgaccgataaagatcttcgtagaatttgtaggagccaatatgggcatccaggttccgctattggttattgaccaagaatagttctaggtcatgtctacatagttctcgaacccgtagggtccgcacgcttaaggtttcgatgacagttatattatgagtttatgagttttgatgtaccgaaggagttcggagtcccggataagatcggggacatgacgaggagtctcgaaatggtcgagacgtaaagatcgatatattggacgactatattcggagttcggaaaggttccgagtgattcgggtatttttcggagtaccagagagttacgggaattcgccggggagtatatgggccttattgggccatacgggaatagaggagagaggctgaaaggaaggaggtgcgcagcccccttctggtccgaattggacaaggggtgcagcccccttttccttcctcctctccccctctttccttctctcctactccaacaaggaagggggggagtcctactcccggtgggaggaggactcctcctggcgcgcccctcctggccggccgcacctccccctccctcttttatatacgggggcagggggaacctctagggacaacaacacaagttgatctaaggatcattccttagccgtgtgcggtgcccccctccaccatattccacctcggtcatatcgtcgcggagtttagacgaagccctgcgccggtagagcatcatcatcgtcaccacgccgtcgtgctgacggaactcatccccgaagctttgctggatcggagcccggggatcgtcatcgagctgaacgtgtgctgaactcgggggtgccgtacgttcggtacttggatcggtcggatcatgaagacgtacgactacatcaaccacgttgtcataacgcttccgcttacggtctacgagggtacgtggacaagactctctcctctcgttgctatgccatcatcatgatcttgcgtgtacgtaggaatttttttgaaattactacgttccccaacagtggcatccgagcctaggttttatgcgttgatgttatatgcacgagtagaacacaagtgagttgtgggcgatacaagtcatactacttaccagcatgtcatactttggttcggcggtattgttggatgaagcggcccgaaccgacattacgcgtacgcttacgcaagactggttttaccgccgtgctttgcacacaggtgactagcgggtgtttgtttctccaactttagttgaaccgagtgtggctacgcccggtccttgcgaaggttaaaacagcactaacttgacaaactatcgttgtggttttgatgcgtaggtaagaatggttcttgctcagcccgtagcagccacgtaaaatttgcaacaacaaagtagaggacgtctaacttgtttttgcagggcatgttgtgatgtgatatggtcaagacgtgatgagatataagttgttgtatgagatgatcatgttttgttgaagttatcggcaactggcagaagccctatggttgtctctttgttgcataagatgcaagtgccaaataattgctttactttatcgctatgcgatagcaatagttgcaagagcaatagttggcgagacgaccatgtgacgacacattgatatagatcaagatgatgaagatcatggtgtcgtgccggtaacgatagagatcatgacagtactttggagatggagatcaaaaggcgcaagatgatcatggccatatcatgtcacatatttttattgcatatgatgtttatctgttatacatcttattctgttttgtttgacgatagcattataagatgatctctcactaattatcaagaagtgttctccctgagtatgcaccgttgcgaaagttcttcgtgctgagacaccacgtgatgatcgggtgtgataggctctacgttcaaatacaacgggtgcaaaacagttgcgcacgcggaatactcaggttaaacttgacgagcctagcatatacagatatggcctcggaacacggagaccgaaaggtcgagcgtgaatcatatagtagatatgatcaacatagtgatgttcaccattgaaaactactccatctcacgtgatgatcggttatggtttagttgatttggatcacgtgatcacttagaagattagagggatgtctttctaagtgggagttcttaactaatatgattaattgaactttaatttatcatgaactaagtcctggtagtattttgcaaattatgttgtagatcaatagctttcgttgttgctttcatatttttattttaatatgttcctagagaaaattgtattgaaagatgttagtagcaatgatacggattggatccatgatttgaggtttatcctcattactacacagaagaattatgtccctaatgcaccgctaggcgacagacctattgcagaagcagatgcagacgttatgaacgtttggctagctcaatatgatgactacttgatagttttgtgcaccatgcttaacggcttagaatcgggacttcaaagacgttttgaacgtcatggaccatatgagatgttccaggagttgaagttaatatttcaagcaaatacccgagttgagagatatgaagtctccaacaagttctatagctaaaagatggaggagaatcgctcaactagtgagcatgtgctcagattgtctgggtactacaatcgcttgaatcaagtgggagttaatcttccagataagatagtgattgacagaattctctagtcaccatcactaagttactagaactttgtgatgaactatagtatgcaagggatggcaaaaacgattcctgagctcttcgtgatgttgaaatcgacgaaggtagaaatcaaaaaggagcatcaagtgttgatgattgacaagaccgctagtttcaagagaagggcaaagggaaagaaagggaacttcaagtggaaagacaagcaagttgtcactcctgcgaagaagcccaaagctggaccatagcctgaaactgagtgcttacactgcaaaggaaatggtcactggaagcggaaatgccctgaacatttggttgataagaaggatggcaaagtgaaaaaaggtatatttgatatacaggttcttgatatgtgccttactagtgtttatagtagcccctgagtatttgatacttgttcggttgctaagattagtaactcgaaacaggagttatagaataaacagagactagttgaaagggaagtgacgatgagtgttggaagtagttccaagattgatatgatcatcattgcacactccctaaactttcgggataagtgttaaacctaaataaatgttatttagcgtttgcgttgagcatgaatatgatttgatcatgtttatt
It contains:
- the LOC119335385 gene encoding uncharacterized protein LOC119335385 is translated as MEAAIGLASGLVDSVLTLLSNELVGAYVASSELGLNSREIKRDLMFTQGLLHEAERSGVLDNHGLQGLMQELSAKADEAEDALDELHYFIIQDDLDGTKYAVPDLADDLLGHARHGRHALRHTIGS